The genomic region CTAAACTATTCTCTTTTGCAAGACCCATTTCGTGTACTTATTTTCTCTTAGTTTTGAGTAACTGAAGCAGGCACTTACTTGCGGACACACGATTTCCTGCCGTTTTTGTATGTTTGTATTTCTTTTCCAAGCAAATTCAACGTAACATCATGATGGTTCGCACTCGCTTTGCGCCCTCGCCTACAGGCTATGTGCATGTAGGCGGTTTGAGAACTGCACTCTATAACTATCTCTTTGCTAAGAAGCATGGCGGTAAATTTATCCTACGCATTGAGGATACTGACCAGACCCGACTCGTAGAGGGCGCAACTGAAGGCATTATTCATGTCTTGGAATGGGCTGGCATTATCCCTGACGAAAGTCCCGCACATGGTGGTGATTTCGGTCCTTATGTTCAATCGCAGCGCCTTCATTTCTACAAGCACTACTGCGATGAACTCATTGCTAAGGGGCACGCTTACTATGCTTTTGAGACGCCCGAAGAGCTCGAGGAAATGCGCAAATTGCAAATGAAACAAGGTCTGCAGCCAAAGTATAACCGCAAGTGGCTCCCTGAATCGCTGGGCGGAACCATGCCTGAAAGCAAAATCAAACAAGCTTTGGAATCAGGTATTCCGAAAGTGGTGCGCATGAAGGTTCCTGACCACATCACGATTAGAGTTAATGATGTGATTCGTGGCGTTGTTGAATTTGACTCTTCAGTTATCGATGACCAAGTTCTGCTTAAAGCTGATGGATTTCCAACCTATCACCTTGCCGTCGTCGTTGATGATCACTTGATGCAGATCTCTCATGTCATTCGCGGCGAAGAGTGGCTCTCTTCTACACCGAAGCATGTTCTGCTCTATGAATTCTTTGGCTGGGAAAAGCCAACCTATGCACATGTGCCGCTCTTGCTCAACCCTGACCGCACGAAACTCTCTAAACGACAGGGCGATGTGGCAGTAGAAGACTACATCAAGAAGGGATATAGCAAAGAGGCACTGGTCAATTTCGTTGCGCTGCTGGGCTGGAACCCAGGCAGCGGTTCTGAGCAAGAAATCTTTACCATGGAAGAACTTCTAGAACAGTTTTCACTTGAGCATGTTGGCAAGTCAGGTGCCATTTTCAATTTGGAGAAACTTAGCTGGATTGAAAAGCAGCATATTCGTCGACTTTCCAACGCAGAACTTGCTCAGCGCATCAAACCTATCTTGCTTGAACATCTGCGCACAAAATCCACAGAAATGCCACTTGAGTTGATTACCAGCGACGCGTATCTCACACAAGTTGCTGAGCAAATGAAAGAGCGCGTAGATTTTATTCACGAATTCGTGACATTTAGCAGCTATTACTTCTTCGAGCCCGAGCAGTATGAGGAAGACGCTGTCAGAAAACGCTGGCAGCAGCAGACGAACACCTATCTTGCGGCTTTTGCAGAACGCTTACGCACCTTAGCGGATTTCACGGCAAGTAGCATTGAGCATGCTTTGAAGGAGTTTGCACAAACTCAAGGCATTAAAGTCTCAGACCTCGTGCATCCGATTCGTTTAGCAGTTACAGGCGTCAGTTTCGGCGCTAGTCTTTATCACATTTTGGAAACACTTGGTCGAGAGGCTGTTGTGCGTCGCCTTGAGCGTGCAATCTTGCGCATCAAACCAGAGGCCGTTGCATAAGAAGCAATGCAAGCGCTATGTAAGCTGTAAAATAAAAAAGCCACTACACTTAGTGGCTTTTTCCGTTCATGACGATAACCCTTAGTTTTTCTTATCGTTTGGCATCGGGCGTTTTTCGAAAATTTCGTCGATGATACCATATTCTTTAGCTTCCTGCGCGCTCATCCAGCGGTCACGTTCGGAATCTTGGTGCACTTTCTCGACTGGCTGCCCTGTATGCTTTGCCAAAATTTCTTCTAGCATATGCCGTGTTCTTTCGATTTCTTTTGCCATGATAAGAATATCGGTTTCTTGACCTTGCGCACCACCTGACGGCTGATGAATCATAATGCGCGCATGTGGCAATGAACCGCGCTTGCCTTTGGTACCTGCAGCCAAAAGAAAGGCCCCCATTGATGCCGCCATGCCCACACAGACCGTTGAGATGTCAGGACGAATGAACTGCATGGTATCATAGACACCCAACCCTGCTGAGACACTACCGCCCGGAGAATTGATGTACATGTAGATGTCTCTTTCAGGATCTTCTGACTCTAGGAAGATCAGCTGTGCCATTACAAGGCTGGCAGAGTGATCGTCCACTACTGTTCCATAGAACACGATACGCTCGCGCAAGAGACGCGAAAAAATGTCAAAGGCTCGCTCGCCCCGTCCAGAGGTCTCGATCACCATAGGAACGAGCATGCTGCGTGTTTGATTGATGCTCTCCTCGAGTCTGGGATGATAGAGTTTTCTGAGATGATAGTCTAATCCGAAATTGATGTTTGCCATTGCTTGATGGGAAAGATGTTACAGAATTACAACTTAACAAAAAGCTTAGAACTGAATTTTGATTTTTTCGCTCTTATACTCTTTGAGTTCCGCAGCGTTCCAAGTCGGGAACTTTGTGCGATTGATCACGGCACGCACTGCGTTAGCCGTTTGTTCATCTAAATCATTTTGCGACATATTGATTTGCTTGACCTTGCCGTCTGGTGCTACCACCACCGAAAATGCAACGGCACCGCCTGTCTTACCTAAGCGTGCTGCATTAGCTTTAACCGTTGGAATCAGTGTTTCCTGTAAGTTCTCCATCACTTCATCCAACATCGCGTAATTAAACTTTGGTTTTGCAATTTCTGTGCCTCCTGCTTTATCCGCTTCAGGTGATGGGACATTGGTATAGGTTACTTTTTTTCAATTTGAATCTCATTACTTCTTTGCTGTGGATCAGCAAGCGTCTTTTGATACTCTTCCATCAGTTTTTGTTGCGCAATGAGTGCGCTATCATCGGGGCGTTTTAAGCCCAAACCTTCATCCTTTTTGCAACCAGCACAACCCGAGCAGCCTGTGTGTAGCCCTGCTGTTAGCGTCAGAATCAACGCGACTCCAAACATGGAGACAAAAGAAGTATTGCGTTTCATATGGCAAATGCGTGAAGAGTTTTCAAAAATTTTGATTGATAAAACCTTCAAACCCGAACATTAGCGAAATTACGACTTTCAATCAAACCAAATACATTACGAATACATTAAACACTTCGTTGCATTAAAAATTGAGGGCTGACCTGCTGTTGCAAATCAGCCCTGCCTTTAGAGATGCGTGCCGTGCACTGCGTTGAGCGATTAGTACATACCGCCCATACCGCCACCCGGTGGCATCGCTGGCGCTTTTTCTTCTTCTCTTTTCTCGACAATTACAGCTTCCGTTGTGAGCAAGAGACTTGCAACAGAGGCTGCATTCTCCAGTGCCGTGCGTGTTACCTTTGTCGGGTCAACTACGCCAGACTCAATGAGATTTTCATACTGCTCGGTGCGCGCATTGAAGCCGTAGTCGTCTTTGCCCTCCTTGACTTTTTGCAACACCACGGCACCGTCAGTTGTGCCAGTGTTCGCCACAATCATGCGCAGCGGCTCTTCGATAGCGCGACGCACAATCTCAATGCCCGTTTTCTGGTCTTCATTTTCGGGCTTGAGCTTATCGAGTGCTTTTGCAGCACGAATGAGCGCCACACCGCCACCTGCAACAATACCTTCTTGGACAGCTGCACGAGTGGCATGCAACGCGTCTTCAACACGAGCTTTCTTTTCTTTCATCTCAACCTCAGTGCTCGCTCCAATGTTAAGCACCGCTACGCCGCCAGAGAGTTTCGCCAGACGCTCTTGGAGTTTTTCCTTGTCGTAGTCACTGGTCGCTTTCTCAATCTGACTCTTGATTTCGTTAATGCGCGCCTTGATTTGGTCAGACTTGCCTTTGCCTTCAACAATGGTCGTGTTATCCTTATCGACACGATGCGCTTGGCTTGACCAAGATAGGCGATGGTTGCATTCTCAAGTTTGAAGCCCTTTTCTTCGCTGATGACCGTGCCACCCGTGAGAATCGCAATATCTTCAAGCATTGCTTTGCGACGATCGCCAAAGCCTGGCGCTTTGACAGCTACCACGCGCAGGGTGCCACGCAGTTTGTTTACCACGAGCGTTGCTAAGGCTTCACCCTCAACTTCTTCGGCAATAATGAGAATCGGCTTGCCCGTTTGTACGACTTTTTCAAGCACGGGAAGCAGATCCTTCATCGCAGAAATTTTCTTATCGTGAATGAGAATGTAAGCATCTTCAAGTTCTGCTTCCATCGTCTCGGTGTTGGTCACAAAGTATGGCGAGAGATAGCCACGGTCAAACTGCATACCTTCGACAACCTTGAGTTCAGTTTCCGTGCCCTTGGCTTCTTCGACCGTGATAACACCATCTTTGCCGACCTTATCCATCGCTTCAGCGATGAGTTTGCCGATTTCTTCGTCGTTGTTGGCAGAAATCATGCCGACCTGCGCGATTTCCTTCTTGCCTGAGATCGGCCGGCTAATTTTTTTCAGCTCTTCGACAATCGCTGAGACAGCCATGTCAATACCGCGCTTCAAGTCCATCGGGTTCGCGCCTGCAGTAACATTCTTCAAGCCTTCACGGAAGATGGCTTGAGCCAGTACTGTCGCTGTCGTTGTGCCATCACCGGCAACATCGCTTGTCTTGGAGGCAACTTCGCGCACCATCTGTGCTCCCATATTTTCTAGGGGATCTTCAAGCTCAATTTCTTTCGCTACGGTTACACCATCTTTGGTTACAGTTGGTGCGCCAAATTTTTTCTCAATGACAACATTGCGTCCTTTCGGTCCAAGCGTAACTTTTACTGCATCTGCCAGCTTATCGACACCACGTTTGAGTGCCGAGCGCCCTTCTGCATCGAAATAAATCAGTTTTGCTGCCATATTGAGTTCAATGGTTTAATTTTTTGAAAGTTTAGTTCAGAATGGCGAAGATGTCACTTTCACGCATGATAAGGAACTCTTCACCGTCAATGGTAACTTCTGTGCCAGAATACTTGCCATACAGCACTTTCTGACCCACCTTTACTTGTGGCTTGATCACCGTGCCGTTGTCCGAAGTTTTACCTTCGCCGACCGCCACAACTTCACCGTGCTGGGGTTTTTCTTTGCCTGTGTCAGGGATGTAAAGCCCGCCTTTTGTTTTTTCTTCTGCTGGAGCTGGACGAACAACCACACGATCTGCCAGAGGTTGCAGTTTCATAGCTTTAGTCCTCCAAGTTTTGAGTTTGTGAAATTGTTATCAAGATGATAAGAATCAAGAACTTTGAACTTGAGTGCTACAACGAAGAGCGTTTGGTAAAGTTTCAACTTTTAGCACTCACCATTGACGAGTGCTAAAATACAAAATCACTACAAGACCTGCAAGAGCAAGATTTAAGGTTTGTGCAAAAGTTTGTGGAAGTTTCCAAAAAATGGTACATTTGAGCTACCTCTGCTGCCCATCAAAACACCCTGTGTCGACTGCGATCACTAAAATTGGAGGTTTGCAACATGCAGAAAGCATCTCGTAAGTATCCTTCTGTCTCTCAAAAAGACATCATAGAGTGCCTAATTCTTATTGTGCTTGTAACAGTATGGTGGATATTTAGCTAAATTTTGCGCTCACTCTCCGTCATCTGACAACAGACCTATCACGCACGTGCTACAGCGCTCACACTAACCTAATCGTCACATTTGCTTCTCACCTCTCTTGAGCCATAGGGCTTGCTCTCAATAGGCGCAATAATTATATTCTGACAAAGTTTTACCTGAGCAACAGAACCTTTCACTGCTTTCCGTTTTCCAACTATGGCAACCGTGGTCTTAAACAATGTCGAGAAAATTTACGACGGCGGCGTGAAGGCTGTCGAACAGTTTAACTTAGAGATTGCCGACAAAGAATTCATCGTCATGGTCGGTCCCTCTGGCTGTGGCAAATCTACTACGCTGCGTATGATTGCTGGTCTAGAGAGCATTTCACGTGGCGACCTTTACATCGACAAAAAGCGCATGAATGATGTGCCACCTAAGGATCGCGACATTGCCATGGTATTTCAAAATTATGCGCTCTACCCACACATGACTGTTTTCGAAAATATGGCGTTTGGATTAGAACTGCGCCGTATGCCAAAAGATGAAATCAAACGACGTGTTACTGAGGTTGCCAAATCCATTGGACTTCTTGAGTATCTTGATCGTAAGCCCAAAGCCTTATCTGGTGGTCAGCGTCAGCGTGTTGCCTTAGGGCGTGCCATTGTGCGCAATCCAAAAGTTTTTCTTTTCGATGAGCCGCTCTCGAACTTGGATGCTAAACTGCGTGTGCAAACCCGCACAGAAATCTCTCGCTTGCATCGACAACTGGGCGCCACGATGATTTATGTTACGCATGACCAAGTTGAAGCCATGACGATGGCAGACCGCATTGTCGTGATGAATAAGGGCAAGATTCAACAAGTTGATACACCGCTCAATCTTTACAACAAGCCTGCCAATAAATTTGTCGCCGGCTTCATTGGCAGTCCTGCTATGAATTTTATCAACGGCTCACTTTATCAAAACGGCACGCTTTGCTTCAGAGACAAATCAGGTATGCTTGATATGAGCTTACCACAAAAAGTGGCAGATAAACTGAAATCATACATCGGGAAAGATATCACGGTTGGCATTCGCCCGGAGGACATTCATACGGTAAACGAAACGGCACGCATTGCTGCCGCAGCGCGGGCAAAATTGCATCTTGATATTGTAGAGCCCATGGGCAATGAAATGTTCCTATATCTC from [Chlorobium] sp. 445 harbors:
- a CDS encoding glutamate--tRNA ligase, with protein sequence MMVRTRFAPSPTGYVHVGGLRTALYNYLFAKKHGGKFILRIEDTDQTRLVEGATEGIIHVLEWAGIIPDESPAHGGDFGPYVQSQRLHFYKHYCDELIAKGHAYYAFETPEELEEMRKLQMKQGLQPKYNRKWLPESLGGTMPESKIKQALESGIPKVVRMKVPDHITIRVNDVIRGVVEFDSSVIDDQVLLKADGFPTYHLAVVVDDHLMQISHVIRGEEWLSSTPKHVLLYEFFGWEKPTYAHVPLLLNPDRTKLSKRQGDVAVEDYIKKGYSKEALVNFVALLGWNPGSGSEQEIFTMEELLEQFSLEHVGKSGAIFNLEKLSWIEKQHIRRLSNAELAQRIKPILLEHLRTKSTEMPLELITSDAYLTQVAEQMKERVDFIHEFVTFSSYYFFEPEQYEEDAVRKRWQQQTNTYLAAFAERLRTLADFTASSIEHALKEFAQTQGIKVSDLVHPIRLAVTGVSFGASLYHILETLGREAVVRRLERAILRIKPEAVA
- the clpP gene encoding ATP-dependent Clp endopeptidase, proteolytic subunit ClpP, whose amino-acid sequence is MANINFGLDYHLRKLYHPRLEESINQTRSMLVPMVIETSGRGERAFDIFSRLLRERIVFYGTVVDDHSASLVMAQLIFLESEDPERDIYMYINSPGGSVSAGLGVYDTMQFIRPDISTVCVGMAASMGAFLLAAGTKGKRGSLPHARIMIHQPSGGAQGQETDILIMAKEIERTRHMLEEILAKHTGQPVEKVHQDSERDRWMSAQEAKEYGIIDEIFEKRPMPNDKKN
- a CDS encoding co-chaperone GroES, whose product is MKLQPLADRVVVRPAPAEEKTKGGLYIPDTGKEKPQHGEVVAVGEGKTSDNGTVIKPQVKVGQKVLYGKYSGTEVTIDGEEFLIMRESDIFAILN
- a CDS encoding sugar ABC transporter ATP-binding protein, which codes for MATVVLNNVEKIYDGGVKAVEQFNLEIADKEFIVMVGPSGCGKSTTLRMIAGLESISRGDLYIDKKRMNDVPPKDRDIAMVFQNYALYPHMTVFENMAFGLELRRMPKDEIKRRVTEVAKSIGLLEYLDRKPKALSGGQRQRVALGRAIVRNPKVFLFDEPLSNLDAKLRVQTRTEISRLHRQLGATMIYVTHDQVEAMTMADRIVVMNKGKIQQVDTPLNLYNKPANKFVAGFIGSPAMNFINGSLYQNGTLCFRDKSGMLDMSLPQKVADKLKSYIGKDITVGIRPEDIHTVNETARIAAAARAKLHLDIVEPMGNEMFLYLQLPAVQGSAHLVARIDARQPLELREDFECAIDTEKAHFFDNVTEQALV